In Brevundimonas subvibrioides, a genomic segment contains:
- the kduD gene encoding 2-dehydro-3-deoxy-D-gluconate 5-dehydrogenase KduD, whose protein sequence is MANPFNLTGKVALVTGGNTGIGQGIALALADAGASIASVARRPSDDTVGQCLAKGVEAISIQADLGSMEPIQRIVDEATTGLGPIDILVNNAGIIRRADAVDFTEEDWDAVLNVNLKSVFFLSQAVVRDMIAGGRGGKIINTASMLSYQGGIRVPSYTASKSGVAGLTKLMANEWAKHGINANAIAPGYFATDNTQALQDDPVRSKEILGRIPAGRWGQPSDIGGAAVFLASPASDYVQGITLPVDGGWLAR, encoded by the coding sequence ATGGCCAATCCATTCAACCTGACCGGCAAGGTCGCCCTCGTCACCGGCGGCAACACCGGAATCGGCCAGGGGATCGCCCTGGCCCTGGCCGACGCGGGGGCGTCCATCGCCTCGGTCGCTCGCCGCCCTTCGGACGACACGGTCGGCCAGTGCCTGGCCAAGGGCGTCGAGGCTATCTCCATCCAGGCCGACCTCGGCTCCATGGAGCCGATCCAGCGGATCGTCGATGAAGCGACCACAGGCCTGGGGCCCATCGACATTCTCGTCAACAACGCCGGCATCATCCGCCGCGCCGACGCCGTCGACTTCACCGAGGAAGACTGGGACGCGGTCCTGAACGTCAATCTGAAGTCGGTCTTCTTCCTGTCCCAGGCGGTCGTGCGCGACATGATCGCGGGCGGGCGCGGCGGCAAGATCATCAACACCGCCTCCATGCTGTCCTATCAGGGCGGCATCCGCGTGCCGTCCTACACCGCCTCCAAGTCCGGGGTCGCGGGCCTGACCAAGCTGATGGCGAACGAGTGGGCGAAGCACGGCATCAATGCCAACGCCATCGCCCCCGGCTATTTCGCCACCGACAACACCCAGGCGCTCCAGGACGATCCGGTTCGCTCGAAGGAAATCCTTGGCCGCATCCCGGCCGGTCGCTGGGGCCAGCCGTCCGACATCGGCGGTGCCGCCGTCTTCCTGGCGTCGCCCGCCTCCGATTATGTCCAGGGCATCACCCTGCCGGTCGACGGCGGCTGGCTCGCGCGCTGA
- a CDS encoding RpiB/LacA/LacB family sugar-phosphate isomerase — protein sequence MKIALIIENSQAAKSTIVHDALNAVAVPLGHEVFHYGMYAPEDKASLTYVMNGLLTGILLNSGAADFVVTGCGTGTGSMLACNAMPGVFCGLIIDPTDAFLFGQINDGNAISMPYAKGFGWAAELNLQDVYRKLFEGERGLGYPRERAQIMATNRGILKSLKAVTCHDMLTVLKTVDQDLLKATIAGEKFQEYFFANATDEGIRDYIKGLVGAKVLETA from the coding sequence ATGAAAATCGCGCTGATCATCGAGAACAGTCAGGCCGCCAAGAGCACCATCGTTCACGACGCGCTGAACGCCGTCGCCGTGCCGCTGGGTCATGAGGTGTTCCACTACGGCATGTATGCGCCCGAGGATAAGGCCTCGCTGACCTATGTGATGAACGGCCTTTTGACCGGCATCCTGCTGAACTCCGGCGCAGCCGATTTCGTCGTCACCGGCTGCGGCACGGGCACGGGCTCCATGCTGGCCTGCAACGCCATGCCGGGCGTCTTCTGCGGCCTGATCATCGACCCGACGGATGCCTTCCTGTTCGGTCAGATCAACGACGGCAACGCCATTTCCATGCCCTATGCCAAGGGTTTCGGCTGGGCCGCCGAGCTGAACCTTCAGGACGTGTATCGCAAGCTGTTCGAGGGCGAGCGCGGCCTGGGCTATCCGCGTGAGCGTGCCCAGATCATGGCCACGAACCGGGGCATCCTGAAGTCGCTGAAGGCCGTGACCTGCCACGACATGCTGACGGTGCTGAAGACCGTCGATCAGGACCTGCTCAAGGCCACGATCGCCGGCGAAAAATTCCAGGAATACTTCTTCGCCAACGCCACCGACGAAGGCATCCGCGACTACATCAAGGGCCTGGTCGGCGCGAAGGTGCTCGAGACGGCCTAA
- a CDS encoding LacI family DNA-binding transcriptional regulator: MSDDDTAPAPSGIKPGKRPTINDVARIAGVSKKTVSRVINQSPFVREETRVKVTAVIDDLGFVPDIQARGLAFRRSFLVGLIYDNPSPNYIVNMQQGVLDALKGSGLELVVHPCSRQSDTVVADIRAFVERQKLFGVILPPSVSEDERVIQALRELDCPYVRIASVALDAPGAMLVTNDHLGAAEAGRHLADLGHTRIGFISGPASFRSSGVRGGGFRDGLAERGVTLDDRYVAEGAYTFESGVEAAMSLLALDPRPTAIFTGNDEMALGVFKAARDLGLEIPRDLSVVGYDDLPMASRVWPNLTSVRLPIRDMGRMAAEKLLAPMRGLDPARLSQPEVRPSLVVRDSARGL, translated from the coding sequence TTGTCCGACGACGACACTGCCCCGGCGCCCTCCGGAATCAAGCCAGGCAAGCGGCCCACGATCAACGACGTGGCCCGCATCGCCGGCGTCTCCAAGAAAACCGTTTCGCGCGTCATCAACCAGTCGCCCTTCGTGCGGGAGGAAACCCGCGTCAAGGTCACCGCCGTCATCGACGACCTGGGCTTTGTCCCGGATATCCAGGCGCGTGGCCTGGCCTTCCGGCGCTCGTTCCTGGTTGGCCTCATCTACGACAATCCCAGCCCCAACTATATCGTCAACATGCAGCAGGGCGTGCTGGACGCCCTGAAGGGATCGGGGCTGGAGCTGGTCGTCCATCCGTGCTCGCGACAGTCCGATACCGTCGTGGCCGACATCCGCGCCTTCGTGGAACGCCAGAAGCTGTTCGGCGTGATCCTGCCGCCCTCGGTGTCGGAGGACGAACGCGTCATCCAGGCGTTGCGCGAGCTCGACTGCCCATATGTCCGCATCGCCTCCGTCGCGCTGGACGCGCCCGGAGCCATGCTGGTGACCAACGACCACCTGGGCGCGGCCGAGGCCGGGCGGCATCTGGCCGATCTGGGCCACACCCGCATCGGCTTCATCTCCGGCCCCGCCTCCTTCCGGTCCAGCGGCGTGCGCGGCGGCGGCTTCCGGGACGGCCTGGCCGAACGGGGCGTGACGCTCGACGACCGCTATGTCGCCGAGGGGGCCTATACGTTCGAATCGGGGGTCGAGGCGGCGATGAGCCTGCTGGCGCTCGATCCGCGCCCGACCGCCATCTTCACCGGCAACGACGAGATGGCGCTGGGCGTCTTCAAGGCGGCACGCGACCTGGGCCTGGAAATCCCCCGGGACCTGTCCGTCGTGGGGTATGACGACCTGCCGATGGCCTCGCGGGTCTGGCCGAACCTGACATCGGTGCGGCTGCCGATCCGCGACATGGGACGGATGGCGGCGGAGAAGCTGCTGGCCCCGATGCGCGGGCTGGATCCCGCAAGGCTGAGCCAGCCCGAGGTCCGCCCGTCGCTTGTGGTCCGGGATTCGGCCCGGGGACTGTAG
- a CDS encoding 2-keto-4-pentenoate hydratase, translated as MSATDLTHEGDTATAIAGRFVDARLNAHGFSTYPGRAPTSMSEAYETQDAAIALFPDRIIGWKVGMVPPAQQATLNAKRLAGPIFARNLWHAGTAPTALPAIAGGFAAVEAEFVARVGAVDPAKTDWTLEEATACIAALHIGVELAGSPLSTINDLGSAVVASDFGNNGGLVLGPGIEDWAARLDGIEVETTVDGDVIGRGTANSIPMGVLESVRFLIEHLARRGRPVSEGTLISTGAVTGVHRVQIGARSVCAFSGVGEIHCTVVTAGA; from the coding sequence ATGAGCGCCACGGACCTGACCCACGAGGGTGATACGGCAACGGCCATTGCCGGCCGATTCGTGGATGCACGACTGAACGCCCACGGATTTTCGACCTATCCCGGTCGGGCACCGACCAGCATGTCCGAGGCCTATGAGACCCAGGACGCCGCCATCGCGCTGTTTCCGGACCGGATCATCGGCTGGAAGGTCGGCATGGTGCCGCCCGCCCAGCAGGCGACCCTGAATGCGAAGCGTCTGGCCGGGCCGATCTTCGCACGCAATCTCTGGCATGCGGGCACCGCGCCCACGGCGCTGCCGGCCATCGCCGGTGGTTTTGCCGCGGTCGAGGCCGAGTTCGTGGCCCGGGTCGGTGCGGTCGATCCGGCGAAGACGGACTGGACGCTGGAGGAGGCGACCGCCTGCATCGCGGCGCTGCATATCGGCGTGGAACTGGCGGGCAGCCCCCTTTCGACCATCAACGACCTGGGCTCCGCCGTGGTGGCCTCGGACTTCGGCAACAACGGCGGCCTGGTGCTGGGCCCCGGGATCGAGGACTGGGCCGCGCGGCTGGACGGGATCGAGGTCGAGACGACCGTCGACGGTGACGTCATCGGCAGGGGCACGGCCAACTCCATTCCGATGGGGGTGCTGGAATCGGTGCGCTTCCTGATCGAGCATCTGGCGCGTCGCGGACGGCCGGTGTCCGAAGGCACGCTGATCTCCACCGGGGCGGTCACCGGCGTGCACCGGGTCCAGATCGGGGCCCGCTCGGTCTGCGCCTTTTCGGGCGTGGGCGAGATCCATTGCACGGTCGTCACGGCCGGCGCTTGA
- a CDS encoding MFS transporter yields the protein MTDATATTDGPIQIQPPAGKYRWVVVWLLFAAMVINYVDRQALGVLKPTLMDEFGWTETNYADIVFWFQASYAVSYLLWGRLVDRIGARWGFGLAFIIWQLAFIAHAGIRSLNTAIFARVALGIGEGGGFPAGIKAVTEWFPKKERAFAVGIFNAGTNIGAIITPLIIPFIASIWLGTVAEPNWQMALIIVGAAGFIWVPIWFTVYKRPGDHKRVTPAELAWIAQDAPDPVHKIGWLKLLTVRETWAYALGKFLIDPIWWFFLFWLPGFLQKTYDLNILTFGPPLIAIYLLSDVGSVGGGWLSSQFLKRGMSLNAARKLTMLICAIAVLPVAFAGMAANLWVAVLIIGVATAAHQGFSANLYAMPGDVFPRSAVGSVVGIGGMIGGFGGMAMAKYAGYVLDKIGSYTPIFVVAASAYLVALLVIHILSPKYAPARV from the coding sequence ATGACAGACGCCACTGCCACGACGGACGGACCGATCCAGATCCAGCCGCCCGCAGGCAAGTATCGCTGGGTGGTCGTGTGGCTGCTGTTCGCGGCCATGGTCATCAACTACGTCGATCGTCAGGCGCTGGGCGTTCTGAAGCCGACGCTGATGGACGAGTTCGGCTGGACCGAGACCAACTATGCCGACATCGTCTTCTGGTTCCAGGCCTCCTATGCCGTCTCCTACCTGCTGTGGGGGCGGCTGGTCGACCGGATCGGCGCGCGCTGGGGCTTCGGCCTGGCCTTCATCATCTGGCAGCTGGCCTTCATCGCCCATGCCGGCATCCGCAGCCTGAACACCGCCATCTTCGCGCGGGTGGCCCTGGGCATCGGGGAGGGCGGCGGTTTCCCGGCCGGCATCAAGGCCGTGACCGAGTGGTTCCCCAAGAAGGAACGCGCCTTCGCCGTCGGCATCTTCAACGCCGGCACCAATATCGGCGCGATCATCACGCCGCTGATCATCCCCTTCATCGCCTCGATCTGGCTGGGCACGGTGGCCGAACCGAACTGGCAGATGGCCCTGATCATCGTCGGAGCCGCCGGCTTCATCTGGGTACCGATCTGGTTCACCGTCTACAAGCGGCCGGGCGACCACAAGCGGGTCACGCCTGCGGAACTGGCCTGGATTGCCCAGGACGCACCCGATCCGGTGCACAAGATCGGCTGGCTGAAGCTGCTGACGGTGCGGGAAACCTGGGCCTATGCGCTGGGTAAATTCCTGATCGATCCGATCTGGTGGTTCTTCCTGTTCTGGCTCCCGGGCTTCCTGCAGAAGACCTACGATCTGAACATCCTGACTTTCGGCCCTCCGCTGATCGCCATCTATCTGCTGAGCGACGTCGGCTCCGTCGGGGGTGGCTGGCTGTCCAGCCAGTTCCTGAAGCGGGGCATGAGCCTGAATGCGGCGCGCAAGCTGACCATGCTGATCTGCGCCATCGCCGTTCTGCCGGTCGCCTTTGCCGGGATGGCCGCCAACCTGTGGGTCGCCGTCCTGATCATCGGCGTCGCCACCGCCGCGCACCAGGGTTTCTCGGCCAACCTTTATGCCATGCCGGGCGATGTCTTTCCGCGCTCGGCGGTGGGATCGGTCGTGGGTATCGGCGGCATGATCGGCGGCTTCGGCGGCATGGCCATGGCCAAATACGCCGGCTATGTGCTGGACAAGATCGGCAGCTATACGCCGATCTTCGTGGTCGCCGCATCGGCCTATCTGGTGGCGCTGCTGGTCATCCACATCCTGTCGCCGAAATACGCCCCCGCCAGGGTGTGA
- a CDS encoding methylmalonyl-CoA mutase family protein produces MSQSFPIPSPADWRAEAEKALKGRPIEGLVHLDADHLTTRPLYGRANATDAVFAPRASDADGRAWDLRTLVEGDDPDAVNAAVLADLEGGAASVILSGAVLADSGPLGRTLAGVAMELAPVGLDAGIDGPDAANALAVVAKGAPRARLMFHMDPLSAYAMAGGSPNPIEAHIGLAANTAARHAGAYPDATFFLATGRVAHEAGGSAGQELGFAAAAAATCLKAAVEAGLPIERALAGTVLGISVDADYFDSLARVRALRLIWRSISRAFGSETPARIEARSSRRMLAAKDPWPNLLRLTAAGFAGAVGGADAVVLDGFSRAVGRPDAFARRAARNTQLILMEEAHIGRVADPAAGSWYLDHRTRDLAEAGWTEFQRIEREGGLVASLRGGAFQQRVAASRAAGKARLAEGDGQMVGVTKFVDAEARPVAVEDGASPPVHGNDDRCPPLSPLRWAEAFERGEAA; encoded by the coding sequence TTGTCCCAGTCCTTTCCGATCCCGTCGCCGGCCGACTGGCGTGCGGAGGCTGAGAAGGCGCTGAAAGGGCGGCCGATCGAGGGACTGGTCCATCTGGACGCCGACCACCTGACCACGCGGCCCCTGTATGGCCGTGCCAATGCGACCGACGCCGTGTTCGCGCCCCGGGCATCGGACGCCGATGGTCGGGCCTGGGACCTGCGGACTCTGGTCGAGGGTGACGATCCTGACGCGGTCAACGCGGCGGTGCTGGCCGATCTGGAAGGCGGGGCGGCGTCGGTCATCCTGTCGGGCGCGGTGCTGGCGGACTCCGGGCCGCTGGGCCGGACGCTGGCGGGCGTGGCGATGGAGCTGGCGCCGGTCGGGCTGGATGCCGGGATCGACGGACCGGATGCGGCCAATGCCCTGGCGGTCGTGGCCAAGGGCGCGCCCCGGGCCAGGCTGATGTTCCATATGGACCCCCTGAGCGCCTACGCGATGGCGGGTGGATCGCCCAACCCGATCGAGGCGCATATCGGCCTGGCGGCGAATACCGCGGCGCGGCATGCCGGGGCCTATCCGGATGCGACCTTCTTTCTGGCCACCGGCCGGGTGGCCCATGAGGCGGGTGGATCGGCGGGGCAGGAACTGGGCTTCGCCGCTGCGGCCGCCGCGACCTGTCTGAAGGCGGCGGTCGAGGCCGGGCTGCCGATCGAGCGGGCGCTGGCGGGCACGGTTCTGGGGATCAGCGTCGATGCGGACTATTTCGACAGTCTGGCCAGGGTGCGCGCGCTGCGCCTGATCTGGCGGTCGATCAGCCGTGCGTTCGGGTCCGAGACTCCGGCCCGGATCGAGGCGCGGTCGTCGCGGCGGATGCTGGCGGCGAAGGATCCCTGGCCGAACCTGCTGCGGCTGACGGCGGCGGGGTTCGCAGGCGCGGTCGGCGGGGCCGACGCGGTGGTTCTGGACGGGTTCAGCCGGGCGGTCGGACGGCCCGATGCCTTCGCACGGCGGGCGGCCCGCAATACCCAGCTGATCCTGATGGAAGAAGCGCACATCGGCCGCGTCGCCGATCCGGCGGCGGGGTCATGGTATCTGGATCACCGCACGCGAGACCTGGCCGAGGCGGGCTGGACCGAGTTCCAGCGCATCGAACGGGAAGGGGGCCTCGTCGCCTCCCTGCGCGGCGGGGCATTTCAGCAGCGGGTCGCGGCGTCGCGGGCAGCGGGCAAGGCGCGTCTGGCCGAGGGCGATGGCCAGATGGTCGGGGTGACGAAATTCGTGGATGCAGAGGCGCGGCCGGTCGCGGTCGAGGATGGGGCGTCGCCCCCTGTGCATGGCAACGACGATCGGTGCCCGCCCCTCTCGCCGCTGCGCTGGGCCGAGGCGTTCGAGCGGGGAGAAGCGGCATGA
- the scpA gene encoding methylmalonyl-CoA mutase gives MSMPDFTRAALDLSPLGGALDRAPIRTPEGIEIAPAYDAAAIADLSFTDGLPGFAPFVRGPYPTMYASNPWTIRQYAGFSTAEASNAFYRRNLAAGQKGLSIAFDLATHRGYDSDHPRVAGDVGMAGVAIDSILDMRTLFDGIPLDQMSVSMTMNGAVLPILALYVVAAEEQGVAHAALTGTIQNDILKEFMVRNTYIYPPGPSMRIIADIFAWTAQETPKFNSISISGYHMQEAGASADLELAYTLSDGLEYIRAGVAAGMDVDRFAPRLSFFWAIGMDYFMEVAKLRAGRLLWAEAVQAEFAPKDPRSLSLRAHCQTSGWSLAAQDVFNNVPRTMIEAMAAAGGQTQSLHTNSLDEALALPTDFSARIARNTQLLLQLETGSTKVIDPWGGSFFVERLTHELAERARAHMAEVRELGGMAAAIEAGLPKLRIEEAAARTQARIDTGQQTVVGVNRYLNDTPDDIPVLKVDTAAVLAAQIEKLKRLRAERDEAAVQAALTALTEGAKGSGNLLELCVRAGRAHATVGEMSDALEAAFGRHVATVKTVSGVYAREAGTDPRISRARDMVAAFVENDGGPPRILIAKLGQDGHDRGQKVVATAYGDLGLDAVAGPLFQTPAEAARDAVANNVHVVGASSLAAGHLTLVPALKAELEKLGRPDIMITVGGVIPPGDVQTLLDLGAAAVYPPGSVIADTAIDLIEKLNQRLGYAQKG, from the coding sequence ATGAGCATGCCCGATTTCACCAGGGCTGCGCTGGACCTGTCGCCCCTCGGCGGCGCTCTCGACCGCGCGCCCATCCGCACCCCCGAAGGCATCGAGATCGCCCCCGCCTATGATGCCGCCGCCATCGCCGACCTGAGCTTCACCGACGGCCTGCCGGGGTTCGCGCCGTTCGTGCGCGGGCCCTATCCGACCATGTATGCGTCCAATCCGTGGACCATCCGCCAGTACGCCGGCTTCTCCACCGCCGAGGCTTCGAACGCCTTCTATCGACGGAATCTGGCGGCCGGGCAGAAGGGTCTGTCGATCGCCTTCGATCTGGCCACGCACCGGGGATATGATTCCGACCATCCGAGGGTGGCCGGCGATGTCGGCATGGCGGGGGTGGCCATCGATTCCATCCTGGACATGCGGACCCTGTTCGACGGCATTCCGCTGGACCAGATGTCGGTGTCGATGACCATGAACGGCGCGGTCCTGCCGATCCTGGCCCTCTATGTCGTGGCGGCCGAGGAGCAGGGCGTCGCCCACGCGGCCCTGACCGGGACCATCCAGAACGACATCCTGAAGGAGTTCATGGTCCGGAACACCTACATCTATCCGCCTGGGCCCTCGATGCGGATCATCGCCGACATCTTCGCCTGGACGGCGCAGGAGACGCCGAAGTTCAACTCCATCTCCATCAGCGGCTATCATATGCAGGAGGCGGGAGCCTCTGCCGATCTGGAGCTGGCCTACACCCTGTCCGACGGGCTGGAATACATCCGCGCCGGGGTGGCGGCCGGCATGGACGTGGACCGTTTCGCGCCGCGACTGAGCTTCTTCTGGGCCATCGGCATGGACTACTTCATGGAGGTGGCCAAGCTGCGCGCCGGCCGCCTGCTCTGGGCCGAGGCGGTCCAGGCAGAGTTCGCCCCGAAGGATCCACGCAGCCTGTCGCTGCGCGCCCACTGCCAGACCTCGGGCTGGTCGCTGGCGGCGCAGGACGTGTTCAACAACGTGCCCCGGACGATGATCGAGGCCATGGCGGCGGCGGGCGGTCAGACCCAGTCGCTGCATACCAATTCGCTGGACGAGGCCCTGGCCCTGCCGACGGATTTCTCGGCCCGGATCGCGCGCAACACCCAGCTGCTGCTGCAGCTGGAGACGGGATCGACGAAGGTCATCGACCCCTGGGGCGGCAGTTTCTTCGTCGAACGGCTCACACACGAATTGGCCGAACGGGCGCGGGCGCACATGGCCGAGGTGCGCGAACTGGGCGGGATGGCGGCGGCGATCGAGGCCGGACTGCCCAAGCTGCGGATCGAGGAAGCGGCGGCCCGGACCCAGGCGCGGATCGACACGGGCCAGCAGACGGTGGTCGGCGTGAATCGCTATCTGAACGACACGCCCGACGACATCCCGGTGCTGAAGGTCGACACCGCAGCGGTGCTGGCGGCCCAGATCGAGAAACTGAAACGTCTGCGGGCCGAACGGGACGAGGCTGCGGTGCAGGCCGCTCTCACCGCCCTGACCGAAGGGGCGAAGGGGTCCGGGAACCTGCTGGAACTCTGTGTCCGCGCCGGGCGCGCCCATGCCACGGTCGGCGAGATGTCGGACGCGCTGGAGGCTGCTTTCGGACGTCATGTCGCGACGGTGAAGACGGTGTCGGGCGTCTATGCCCGGGAGGCCGGGACCGATCCCAGGATCAGCCGCGCCCGCGACATGGTCGCCGCCTTCGTCGAGAACGACGGGGGACCGCCGCGTATCCTGATCGCCAAACTGGGTCAGGACGGTCACGACAGGGGACAGAAGGTCGTCGCGACCGCCTATGGCGACCTGGGCCTCGACGCCGTGGCGGGACCCCTGTTCCAGACCCCGGCGGAGGCCGCTCGGGACGCGGTCGCGAACAACGTCCATGTGGTCGGGGCATCCTCGCTGGCGGCCGGTCATCTGACGCTGGTGCCCGCGCTGAAGGCCGAGCTGGAGAAGCTGGGGCGGCCGGACATCATGATCACCGTGGGCGGCGTCATCCCGCCGGGCGATGTCCAGACCCTGCTCGATCTGGGGGCGGCGGCCGTCTATCCGCCCGGCTCGGTCATCGCCGATACAGCCATCGACCTGATCGAGAAGCTGAACCAGCGGCTGGGATACGCCCAGAAGGGATGA
- a CDS encoding DUF6491 family protein has protein sequence MRRSAVLLCLAAVAACAPTAPVHPEAEVARQTRPRQCFDQSQVTNFREGDARSLYIRVLNRDVYRLSSGGCLDIGYAVTLGLSQDFGGSDRVCVGDTVRLYTAGSPGVTDVPCRARIDRKLTEAEIEALPSRQRP, from the coding sequence ATGCGCCGTTCCGCCGTCCTTCTGTGCCTTGCCGCCGTCGCCGCCTGCGCGCCGACCGCGCCCGTCCATCCGGAGGCCGAAGTCGCCCGACAGACCCGGCCGCGTCAGTGCTTCGACCAGTCTCAGGTCACGAATTTTCGCGAGGGCGACGCCCGGAGCCTGTATATCCGCGTGCTGAACCGTGACGTCTATCGGCTCTCGTCCGGCGGCTGTCTCGATATCGGTTATGCCGTAACCCTGGGGCTCTCGCAGGATTTCGGCGGCTCGGATCGGGTATGCGTCGGCGACACCGTTCGGCTGTATACCGCAGGCAGTCCCGGAGTGACCGACGTTCCCTGCCGCGCGCGGATCGACCGCAAGCTGACCGAGGCGGAGATCGAGGCCCTGCCGTCGCGCCAGCGTCCCTGA
- the mnmD gene encoding tRNA (5-methylaminomethyl-2-thiouridine)(34)-methyltransferase MnmD, which yields MSVPADRDPQLVWTEADEPRSGRFDDVYFSAEDGLAESRAVFLQGCGLPDAWKDRPHFTIAELGFGTGLNIVAVLDLWQRTRTPGQRLSLFSVEGFPLAPGEASRALSHWPEVASAAEALLSGWPASTPGFHRIDLPGFAATLDLAVGPVERALAQWSGRADAWFLDGFSPATNPDMWSEAVMDAISARSAPDARIATFTVAGDVRRRLSERGFVVEKMPGHGRKRQRLEARRVGQDLADPAPTSIAIVGAGIAGASVARALAAQGVPAAVYESSGPGHGASGFPAALVTPRFDLGDGTIAALFAQALERAAALYRDTPDAVLAHGVVQKPGSERDRARFARIAGQPIWGPGAMWLDDQGDLVMRDALTVAPAAILDHWLGRAEVKPGEVSSIVPSGSGWALLDAAGQTLAEVGTVILCAGAGNADLMQDVTLSPVRGQADWVLHPRPLATAWGGYVAPTRDGFLFGATHDRGETTTEVRAADTIRNLATLAARFPDLAAGVDPATVTSRAAIRATTRDRLPVCGVVPDQTGLFVLGGLGSRGFCLAPLLAEHLVARALGRPSPLPADIANRIALTRASLQALVEPPACQDD from the coding sequence ATGAGTGTCCCCGCCGATCGTGATCCGCAGCTGGTCTGGACCGAGGCGGACGAACCGCGCTCGGGCCGGTTCGACGATGTCTACTTTTCCGCCGAAGATGGACTGGCCGAGTCCCGGGCCGTCTTTCTGCAGGGGTGCGGCCTGCCGGACGCCTGGAAGGATCGACCGCATTTCACCATTGCGGAGCTCGGCTTCGGCACAGGCCTGAACATCGTCGCCGTGCTCGACCTGTGGCAGCGGACCCGGACCCCCGGCCAGCGGCTCAGCCTGTTCTCGGTGGAGGGCTTTCCCCTGGCGCCAGGGGAAGCGAGCCGGGCCCTGTCACACTGGCCGGAGGTGGCATCCGCAGCCGAGGCCCTGCTGTCGGGCTGGCCCGCCTCCACTCCGGGGTTTCACAGGATCGACCTGCCTGGCTTCGCCGCCACCCTGGATCTGGCCGTGGGACCCGTCGAACGGGCCCTGGCACAATGGTCGGGCCGGGCCGACGCCTGGTTCCTCGACGGCTTCAGCCCCGCAACCAATCCCGACATGTGGTCGGAAGCCGTCATGGACGCGATCTCGGCGCGCTCTGCCCCGGACGCCAGGATCGCGACCTTCACGGTAGCGGGCGACGTTCGCCGTCGCCTGTCCGAGCGCGGTTTCGTCGTCGAGAAGATGCCGGGCCATGGTCGCAAGCGCCAACGGCTGGAGGCCAGACGCGTGGGGCAAGACCTGGCTGACCCCGCCCCGACGTCCATCGCCATCGTAGGTGCGGGCATCGCGGGAGCCTCGGTCGCCCGCGCCCTGGCCGCGCAAGGCGTGCCGGCGGCGGTTTACGAATCGTCCGGGCCCGGCCACGGCGCGTCCGGATTTCCGGCCGCCCTGGTCACCCCCCGGTTCGATCTCGGCGACGGGACCATCGCGGCCCTGTTCGCCCAGGCGCTGGAGCGGGCAGCGGCCCTCTATCGAGACACGCCGGACGCCGTCCTGGCCCATGGCGTGGTGCAGAAGCCGGGCAGCGAGCGTGACCGGGCGCGATTTGCCCGGATCGCGGGCCAGCCGATCTGGGGGCCCGGCGCGATGTGGCTGGACGATCAGGGAGATCTGGTCATGCGCGATGCCCTGACCGTCGCCCCTGCTGCGATCCTCGACCACTGGCTGGGCCGGGCGGAGGTAAAGCCAGGAGAAGTGTCCTCGATCGTCCCGAGCGGCTCAGGCTGGGCGCTTCTGGATGCCGCGGGCCAGACCCTGGCGGAAGTCGGAACCGTCATCCTGTGCGCGGGCGCGGGCAATGCCGACCTGATGCAGGACGTAACGCTCTCGCCCGTCCGGGGTCAGGCCGACTGGGTCCTTCACCCGCGGCCCCTGGCCACGGCCTGGGGCGGCTATGTCGCACCGACCCGCGACGGCTTTCTGTTCGGGGCGACCCACGACCGGGGGGAGACGACGACCGAAGTTCGCGCTGCCGACACGATCCGCAACCTCGCCACACTGGCCGCGCGCTTCCCGGACCTGGCGGCCGGTGTCGATCCGGCCACCGTCACGTCTCGGGCCGCCATCCGGGCCACGACGCGCGATCGCCTTCCGGTCTGTGGAGTCGTGCCGGATCAGACCGGCCTGTTCGTTCTGGGTGGGCTCGGCTCACGCGGCTTCTGCCTGGCCCCCCTGCTGGCCGAGCATCTCGTCGCCCGGGCCCTCGGCCGTCCGTCGCCCTTGCCCGCCGATATCGCGAACCGTATCGCGCTCACGCGCGCTTCGCTTCAGGCTCTTGTGGAACCCCCCGCTTGCCAGGATGATTGA